A window from Kovacikia minuta CCNUW1 encodes these proteins:
- a CDS encoding phycocyanobilin:ferredoxin oxidoreductase, protein MPKSMQVSLRNRLHPLIHSLADSIEEIWQQHLELSPYTVPEDLGYIEGHLEGERLVIENHCYQTPQFRKLHLELAQVGNGLDILHCVMFPNTDYALPIFGADLVGGRGGAISAAIADLSPINSDRSLPESYHQALAALPAIQFSQPRALPQWGDIFSDFCLFVHPVNAQEEAAFLQRVRDFLTLHCQIASQEPPLRSRFDVDKVLARHQYYCSRQQQNDKTRRVLEKSFGAEWTDRYMTTMLFDCAV, encoded by the coding sequence ATGCCGAAATCTATGCAAGTGTCGCTGCGAAATCGATTACATCCTCTGATTCACAGCTTGGCAGATAGTATTGAGGAAATTTGGCAGCAACACCTGGAGCTGTCTCCCTATACTGTGCCAGAAGATTTGGGCTACATTGAGGGACATTTAGAGGGAGAACGGTTGGTGATTGAAAACCACTGTTACCAAACTCCTCAGTTTCGCAAGCTACATCTGGAACTGGCCCAGGTTGGAAATGGATTGGATATTCTCCATTGCGTCATGTTTCCCAATACCGATTACGCCCTACCCATTTTTGGGGCTGACCTAGTTGGAGGGCGCGGTGGTGCAATTAGTGCCGCGATCGCCGACTTATCTCCCATCAATAGCGATCGCTCGTTACCAGAAAGCTATCATCAAGCGTTGGCAGCACTGCCTGCGATTCAATTTTCGCAACCCCGCGCTCTACCACAATGGGGTGATATTTTTTCGGACTTCTGTCTCTTTGTACACCCGGTCAATGCTCAAGAAGAAGCCGCTTTTTTACAGCGTGTACGGGATTTTTTAACGCTCCATTGTCAAATTGCCAGCCAAGAGCCTCCCTTGCGCTCTCGGTTTGATGTAGACAAAGTATTAGCAAGACACCAGTATTACTGCTCTAGACAGCAACAAAATGACAAAACTCGCCGGGTTCTAGAAAAATCCTTTGGTGCAGAATGGACCGATCGCTACATGACCACGATGCTATTTGACTGCGCTGTTTAA
- a CDS encoding cytochrome c biogenesis protein, translating to MTAKELIFAKISGLGADSRNYFKRELIPFLADLRLAIVLLLLIAIFSMSGTVIEQGQAVEFYQANYPEHPALFGFLTWKLLLTLGLDHVYRTWWFLALLILFGSSLTACTFKRQLPALRWFSRTWNFYTQPRQFQKFALSAEFSQGNLDEVVPLLEGRRYKIFRQDDSLYAHKGIAGRIGPIVVHASMLLILLGAIWGALTGFTAQEMIPSGRTFQITNITDAGPLAEPQIPKDWAVKVNRFWIDYTPAGAIDQFYSDLSVLDRDGKEVQHKTIHVNEPLRHRGVTLYQADWGIAAVRVHINQSPLFQIPMAQLDTGDAGRIWGTWVPTKPDMSEGVSLVVKDLQGMVLVYDMTGKLVSTVRAGMSIQVNGVTLAVKELVGSTGLQIKADPGIPIVYAGFGLLMVGVLMSYISHSQFWALQKDGRLYVGGRTNRAQVAFEREMLELLDQLNVSQTQTTITPAEFVHQ from the coding sequence ATGACAGCGAAAGAGCTAATTTTTGCAAAAATATCTGGCTTGGGAGCCGATTCCCGAAACTATTTCAAGCGAGAACTAATCCCATTTCTGGCAGACCTGCGGCTGGCGATCGTCCTCTTACTGCTGATTGCCATTTTTAGTATGTCTGGTACTGTCATTGAACAGGGACAAGCGGTTGAATTTTATCAAGCCAACTACCCGGAACATCCTGCTCTGTTTGGCTTTCTGACCTGGAAGCTGCTGCTGACGCTGGGGCTAGATCATGTTTACCGCACCTGGTGGTTTTTAGCCCTGCTGATTTTGTTTGGCTCTAGTCTCACTGCCTGCACCTTCAAACGGCAACTCCCTGCCCTCCGATGGTTTTCTCGCACCTGGAATTTCTACACCCAACCCCGCCAGTTTCAGAAATTTGCCCTGAGCGCAGAATTTTCTCAGGGCAACCTGGATGAGGTCGTGCCCTTACTAGAAGGTCGGCGGTACAAAATTTTTCGTCAGGACGATTCCCTCTATGCCCATAAAGGAATTGCTGGTCGCATCGGTCCCATTGTGGTTCACGCCAGTATGCTCCTGATTCTACTAGGAGCAATCTGGGGTGCGCTGACTGGCTTTACTGCCCAGGAGATGATTCCCAGCGGTCGGACGTTTCAGATTACAAACATCACGGATGCTGGGCCGCTGGCAGAACCTCAAATTCCTAAGGACTGGGCGGTTAAGGTCAATCGCTTCTGGATTGATTACACCCCTGCTGGTGCGATCGATCAGTTTTACTCTGACTTATCTGTCCTTGATAGGGACGGAAAGGAAGTCCAGCATAAAACGATCCATGTCAATGAACCCCTGCGCCATCGGGGAGTGACTCTGTATCAGGCTGATTGGGGGATTGCCGCCGTTCGTGTTCACATTAATCAGAGTCCCCTATTTCAAATCCCAATGGCACAGCTTGACACGGGGGATGCGGGGCGGATCTGGGGCACCTGGGTTCCCACCAAACCCGATATGAGTGAAGGGGTTTCCCTGGTCGTTAAGGATTTGCAAGGGATGGTATTGGTCTACGACATGACAGGCAAACTGGTCTCCACCGTCCGTGCGGGCATGTCTATCCAGGTGAATGGGGTGACGCTGGCAGTCAAGGAACTGGTTGGCAGTACGGGGCTACAAATCAAAGCCGATCCGGGTATTCCGATCGTCTATGCGGGCTTTGGACTACTTATGGTAGGGGTACTCATGAGTTACATCTCCCACTCCCAATTTTGGGCGCTGCAAAAGGATGGACGCCTCTACGTGGGGGGGCGCACCAACCGTGCTCAAGTTGCCTTCGAACGAGAAATGCTGGAGCTGTTGGATCAGCTAAACGTAAGTCAAACTCAGACAACCATCACTCCGGCTGAATTTGTCCATCAGTGA